The Shewanella japonica genome has a window encoding:
- the parE gene encoding DNA topoisomerase IV subunit B translates to MTNQYTSDAIEVLNGLDPVKRRPGMYTDTTRPNHLGQEVIDNSVDEALAGHASKIDVILHTDNSLEVTDDGRGMPVDIHPEEGIPGVELILTKLHAGGKFSNKNYQFSGGLHGVGISVVNALSTRVEISVRRDAQVYEMAFENGEKVEDLTVTGTCGRRNTGTRVHFWPDASYFDSGNFSITKLLYQLRAKAVLCPGLRIKFTNKQNGEVNEWFYESGLTDYLKEAVKDSVLLPQEPFIGSFTGKIEAAEWAITWLPEGGDSIYESYVNLIPTPLGGTHVNGFRQGLLESMREFCEFRNLVPRGLKLSPEDIWDKASFILSIKMQDPQFSGQTKEKLSSRQSSAFVSGIVRDAFALWLNSNTEQAELLAELCISNAQRRLKAAKKVARKKVTSGPALPGKLTDCSGQDPMRGELFLVEGDSAGGSAKQARDREFQAIMPLRGKILNTWEVDASQVLASQEVHDISVAIGCDPDSEDISELRYGKICILADADSDGLHIATLLCALFMKHYRVLVEKGHVYIAMPPLFRIDLGKEVFYALDEDEKNGILDRIVAEKKKGKVQVTRFKGLGEMNPLQLRETTMDPNTRRLVQLTIDDSEDTMALMDMLLAKKRSPDRKVWLESKGDLAEL, encoded by the coding sequence ATGACCAATCAATACACTTCTGATGCAATCGAGGTTCTTAATGGACTCGACCCAGTAAAACGCCGTCCAGGTATGTACACTGATACCACCCGACCAAACCATTTAGGCCAAGAGGTCATTGATAACAGTGTCGACGAGGCTTTAGCGGGTCATGCTTCTAAAATTGATGTGATTTTGCATACTGACAACTCATTAGAGGTGACCGATGATGGTCGTGGTATGCCTGTCGATATTCACCCAGAAGAAGGGATCCCAGGTGTCGAGTTGATTCTAACGAAGCTTCATGCCGGTGGTAAGTTTTCTAATAAAAACTATCAATTTTCGGGTGGTTTGCATGGTGTTGGTATTTCTGTTGTCAACGCCTTATCAACCCGAGTTGAAATCAGTGTTAGACGTGATGCTCAAGTTTATGAAATGGCATTTGAGAACGGAGAAAAAGTTGAAGACCTCACTGTCACAGGCACTTGTGGTCGCCGTAATACGGGGACCCGTGTTCATTTCTGGCCAGATGCTAGCTATTTTGACTCTGGCAATTTCTCTATTACCAAACTCTTATATCAATTACGTGCAAAGGCAGTACTTTGCCCAGGCTTAAGAATTAAATTCACTAACAAGCAAAATGGTGAAGTGAATGAGTGGTTTTATGAGAGTGGATTAACCGATTATTTGAAAGAAGCGGTTAAAGATTCGGTTCTTTTACCGCAAGAGCCATTTATTGGCAGCTTCACAGGCAAAATTGAAGCTGCTGAATGGGCCATTACTTGGTTACCAGAAGGCGGAGATAGCATTTATGAAAGCTATGTTAACCTTATTCCTACACCTTTAGGTGGTACCCATGTAAATGGCTTTAGACAAGGTTTATTAGAATCAATGCGTGAATTCTGTGAATTCAGGAACCTTGTCCCGCGTGGGCTTAAATTATCTCCTGAAGACATTTGGGATAAAGCGTCTTTTATTTTATCGATAAAGATGCAAGACCCACAATTTTCAGGGCAAACAAAAGAGAAACTATCGAGCCGTCAAAGCTCGGCATTTGTTTCTGGGATTGTTCGTGATGCGTTTGCATTATGGTTGAACTCGAATACTGAGCAAGCTGAGTTACTCGCTGAGTTGTGTATTAGCAATGCCCAGCGCCGCTTAAAAGCAGCCAAAAAAGTCGCTCGTAAAAAAGTCACTTCAGGCCCAGCGTTGCCGGGTAAGTTGACCGACTGTAGTGGCCAAGACCCAATGCGTGGTGAGTTATTCCTAGTGGAGGGTGATTCGGCAGGCGGTAGTGCAAAACAGGCTCGAGACAGAGAGTTTCAAGCTATCATGCCGCTACGAGGTAAGATCTTAAATACCTGGGAAGTAGATGCTTCGCAAGTATTAGCGTCACAAGAAGTACATGATATATCAGTTGCAATTGGCTGTGATCCTGACAGTGAGGATATTTCTGAGTTACGTTACGGTAAGATTTGTATTCTTGCGGATGCGGATTCTGATGGACTTCACATTGCGACTTTGTTGTGTGCGTTATTTATGAAGCATTACCGAGTTCTTGTTGAGAAAGGTCATGTTTATATTGCTATGCCGCCATTATTCCGTATCGATTTAGGCAAAGAAGTCTTTTATGCCTTAGATGAAGACGAAAAAAACGGTATATTAGACAGAATTGTTGCAGAAAAGAAAAAAGGCAAAGTCCAAGTGACTCGCTTTAAAGGTCTGGGTGAAATGAATCCGTTGCAATTAAGAGAAACAACAATGGATCCGAATACTCGCCGTCTTGTGCAACTCACAATTGATGATAGTGAAGACACCATGGCATTAATGGATATGTTACTTGCTAAGAAACGTTCGCCAGACCGTAAAGTTTGGTTAGAGTCGAAGGGTGACTTAGCAGAGCTATAA
- a CDS encoding YqiA/YcfP family alpha/beta fold hydrolase, translated as MLLYIHGFNSSPQSDKAIETAHYIQRCFPDLSFIQPQLPSSPKAAMALLCGIVEQAINEGESLCFIGSSLGGYFASYLAEKYGGKAVLINPAVTPFELFDEFLGPQYNPYTDEHYQVLPEHKNDVAEFNTEVIKHPDRFLVFLQTGDEVLDYRQALTKYHCCELHLEPGGDHSFIGYKNQLDKICDFLKIS; from the coding sequence ATGCTTCTCTATATACATGGATTTAATAGTTCTCCTCAGTCTGACAAAGCAATCGAGACGGCACACTATATACAGCGCTGTTTTCCAGATTTATCATTTATTCAACCTCAACTTCCTTCATCGCCAAAAGCCGCGATGGCCTTGTTATGTGGTATTGTTGAACAAGCAATAAACGAAGGAGAGTCTTTGTGTTTTATTGGGTCCTCATTGGGCGGCTATTTTGCGAGTTATTTAGCTGAAAAATATGGTGGTAAAGCAGTGCTGATTAATCCTGCTGTCACTCCATTTGAGTTATTCGATGAGTTTCTTGGACCGCAATATAACCCTTATACTGATGAGCACTATCAAGTGCTGCCTGAGCATAAAAATGATGTGGCTGAATTCAATACCGAAGTCATTAAACATCCCGACCGTTTTCTAGTATTTTTGCAAACTGGCGATGAAGTGTTAGATTATCGTCAAGCATTAACGAAATATCACTGTTGCGAGCTTCATTTAGAGCCAGGCGGTGACCACAGTTTTATTGGCTATAAAAATCAGCTAGATAAGATTTGTGACTTTTTAAAAATTTCTTAA
- the cpdA gene encoding 3',5'-cyclic-AMP phosphodiesterase, which translates to MLKQPVSYSIAETDVVRLIQVTDPHLFADPEAKLLGVSTAASFQAVLDTYLASQYSADLVLATGDISQDYSPQSYQHFSRDIAALNIPCHYLPGNHDDPRLMSLHMQGPHLFGQQRVLAGNWQILMLDSTVRGKPGGYLAEQEFELIDAAIKAEPNKHVLLVMHHNPILVNCSWLDQHCMANGEQFLERMAKYPQVKGLLWGHVHQSIDTEYQGEFGPMQLMVTPSTCIQFKPKSSYFALDGLQPGYRLLELASNGSIQTQVHRVAGEKFSPDNDASGY; encoded by the coding sequence GTGCTTAAACAGCCAGTGTCTTATTCAATTGCAGAAACGGATGTCGTGCGACTTATTCAAGTTACTGACCCGCACTTATTTGCAGATCCTGAAGCAAAGTTGTTAGGGGTGAGTACGGCTGCCAGTTTCCAAGCAGTACTAGACACATATTTGGCCTCTCAATATTCTGCTGATTTAGTGTTAGCCACTGGCGATATTAGCCAAGATTACTCTCCACAGTCTTACCAACACTTTTCTAGAGACATCGCTGCGCTCAATATCCCTTGCCATTATTTACCCGGCAATCATGATGATCCACGCTTAATGAGCTTGCATATGCAAGGGCCGCATTTATTTGGCCAGCAACGAGTGTTGGCTGGAAACTGGCAAATATTAATGTTGGACTCTACTGTGCGTGGTAAGCCTGGTGGTTATCTTGCTGAACAAGAATTTGAACTCATTGATGCTGCTATAAAAGCAGAGCCTAATAAGCATGTATTACTTGTGATGCATCATAATCCCATTTTGGTTAATTGCAGTTGGCTTGATCAACACTGTATGGCGAACGGTGAGCAGTTTTTGGAAAGAATGGCCAAGTACCCCCAAGTTAAAGGGCTCCTATGGGGACACGTACACCAGTCTATTGATACAGAGTATCAAGGCGAATTTGGCCCAATGCAATTAATGGTCACCCCCTCAACCTGTATACAATTTAAACCGAAATCCTCTTACTTCGCTTTAGATGGCCTTCAACCTGGCTATCGTTTGCTGGAGCTTGCTAGCAATGGTAGCATTCAGACTCAAGTACATCGGGTAGCGGGCGAAAAATTCTCACCAGACAATGATGCTAGCGGTTATTAA
- a CDS encoding DUF1249 domain-containing protein, whose translation MSQVSEKEKYQPNVSAFLALCGRNYALILKWLPEDAALNTPWIIAGQFGQLHVTLLENTKYTQLIEISRHLPNSDFLTTPKACVRVYHDAQLAEVLTSQQIYRLKAVYDYPNVHMHQTDEKYQVNAFLEELLKIGCRPKDISLSVL comes from the coding sequence GTGAGCCAAGTGAGTGAAAAAGAGAAGTATCAGCCTAATGTCAGTGCGTTTTTGGCACTGTGCGGGCGCAACTATGCCTTAATTCTAAAGTGGCTTCCTGAAGATGCCGCTTTAAATACTCCTTGGATTATTGCTGGGCAGTTTGGACAACTCCACGTCACATTACTTGAAAACACTAAGTATACTCAATTAATTGAAATTTCACGCCATTTGCCCAACAGTGATTTCCTTACCACACCTAAAGCTTGTGTGCGAGTCTATCATGATGCTCAATTAGCAGAAGTGTTAACTAGTCAACAGATTTATCGACTGAAAGCAGTGTATGATTATCCAAATGTACATATGCATCAAACGGATGAGAAGTATCAAGTTAATGCATTTCTGGAGGAGTTATTGAAGATTGGGTGTCGTCCTAAAGATATCAGTCTATCAGTACTCTAA
- the nudF gene encoding ADP-ribose diphosphatase, with protein sequence MKDTEIIEQFNASTDVEIISTKTLYKGFFQLDEYRFKHKLFAGGWSEEVTREVFERGHAVVVLPYDPMRRQVVLIEQIRLPALATTNSVWLLELVAGMIAAGEVPSEVAERELLEETGLTASEVNLVNSYLATPGGSSERFHFYWAKVDASKAKGIHGLDYEHEDIKVHVVDVDVAMEMVNSGRIDNASTVIGLQWLALNIDKI encoded by the coding sequence ATGAAAGATACTGAGATAATAGAACAGTTTAACGCATCTACTGATGTTGAAATAATTTCAACAAAGACCTTATATAAAGGTTTCTTTCAACTGGATGAGTATCGATTTAAGCATAAGTTATTTGCTGGTGGTTGGAGTGAAGAGGTCACCCGAGAGGTTTTTGAGCGTGGGCATGCCGTTGTCGTGTTACCGTATGATCCTATGAGACGACAAGTCGTATTAATTGAACAAATACGCCTTCCTGCATTAGCAACAACTAATTCTGTTTGGCTTCTTGAACTCGTGGCAGGTATGATTGCTGCCGGTGAAGTACCAAGTGAAGTGGCTGAGCGTGAGTTATTAGAAGAAACCGGTTTAACAGCTTCCGAAGTCAATCTTGTAAACAGTTACTTAGCGACTCCGGGTGGTTCATCTGAGCGTTTTCATTTTTATTGGGCTAAAGTTGATGCTTCTAAAGCTAAAGGCATTCATGGTTTAGACTATGAACATGAAGACATAAAAGTACATGTTGTTGATGTTGATGTCGCTATGGAAATGGTTAACTCAGGTCGAATTGATAATGCGTCTACTGTGATTGGTTTGCAGTGGTTAGCACTCAATATAGATAAAATTTAA
- the tolC gene encoding outer membrane channel protein TolC, translated as MKFKIRSLYAALTLAVAAPAANADDLLQIYQQALTSDTIVLQAQSQRDALYETIEENRAPLLPTISANVGYSKAWNDSEGSPTEKPEGFTGGLSLNQVIYDHSAWVGLDLAEMAASQADSAYASALQSLIIRVTTAYFDVLTAKDNYEFQGAEKRAIERQLEQTKQRFAVGLTAITDVHEAQAQYDLASATEILAENTLANSYEALREITGIDHKSINTLDTNRFSAGAPSPTTSSEWLTMAETNSIDLMTQRIGRDIASKTIELYKAGHMPSLNLGAGYTKGFEQSPGADYDNANIAVTLSVPIFEGFKVSSQVKQAQYQYVEASEKLEQVHRGVVKDVRNNFNNVGASISSIRAYEQSVISSESALKATQAGFEVGTRTIVDVLNRTRDLYDSKRQLSDARYGYINSILALKQAAGTLSEDDIIAINNGLIAQ; from the coding sequence ATGAAATTTAAAATACGTTCTTTATACGCAGCGCTAACATTAGCGGTTGCTGCACCTGCAGCTAATGCCGATGATTTGCTCCAAATTTATCAGCAAGCGCTAACAAGCGATACAATTGTATTGCAAGCACAATCTCAACGTGATGCATTATACGAAACGATTGAAGAAAACCGTGCTCCTTTATTACCTACCATCAGTGCTAACGTAGGTTACTCTAAAGCATGGAATGATTCAGAAGGTTCGCCTACCGAAAAGCCTGAAGGTTTTACTGGTGGTTTAAGCCTTAACCAAGTCATTTACGATCACAGTGCATGGGTTGGCTTAGACCTTGCTGAAATGGCTGCATCGCAAGCTGATTCAGCTTACGCATCGGCATTACAATCATTAATTATTCGTGTAACGACTGCTTATTTTGATGTATTAACCGCAAAAGATAACTATGAATTCCAAGGCGCAGAAAAACGCGCGATTGAGCGTCAGCTTGAGCAAACTAAACAACGTTTTGCTGTAGGCCTTACCGCAATTACTGATGTGCATGAAGCGCAAGCTCAATACGATTTAGCTTCAGCAACTGAAATTCTTGCAGAAAACACATTAGCCAACAGCTATGAAGCATTACGTGAAATCACAGGTATTGATCATAAATCGATTAATACCCTTGATACCAACCGATTCTCTGCTGGTGCACCAAGCCCAACCACCTCTTCAGAGTGGTTAACCATGGCTGAAACCAATAGTATTGATTTGATGACTCAACGTATTGGCCGTGATATCGCGAGCAAAACTATCGAGCTATATAAAGCAGGCCATATGCCATCGCTTAATTTAGGTGCGGGTTACACTAAAGGTTTTGAGCAAAGCCCTGGTGCCGATTACGATAATGCCAACATTGCAGTGACATTAAGTGTACCGATTTTTGAAGGCTTTAAAGTATCTTCACAAGTTAAACAAGCGCAGTACCAATACGTTGAAGCTAGTGAGAAGCTAGAGCAAGTTCATCGTGGTGTTGTAAAAGATGTGCGCAATAACTTTAACAACGTTGGTGCATCAATCAGTTCAATCCGTGCTTACGAGCAATCAGTGATTTCTTCTGAAAGTGCATTAAAAGCAACTCAAGCTGGTTTTGAAGTAGGTACACGTACCATTGTTGACGTACTCAACCGTACACGTGATTTATATGATTCAAAACGTCAGTTATCTGATGCGCGATACGGTTACATCAATTCAATCTTAGCACTTAAACAAGCAGCTGGTACCTTGAGTGAAGATGACATCATTGCTATCAATAATGGCTTAATCGCACAATAA
- a CDS encoding TIGR04219 family outer membrane beta-barrel protein, producing the protein MKKTLLATALLGMLSVSSAHAATVVGFKVGGDYWDADTSGSFNSDDGVAQTYNYESKSQGSLWVAFEHPIPLVPNVKIRENRLEGKGSQIDSNFMFNGHQFDSDTTVFNDLSNTDFVLYYEILDNDLVALDLGAAYKQMHGSLRVQDPGHPEEVDVDSGIVMVYASAEVGVPGLGLYAFADVMLGVDETSVYDYNAGLGWKFDGVALDTAVRVGYREFNFDVDDFSSTTQNMSFKGAFAGVELAF; encoded by the coding sequence ATGAAAAAGACACTTCTTGCCACTGCCTTATTAGGTATGTTGAGCGTTTCTTCTGCTCATGCAGCTACTGTTGTTGGTTTTAAAGTTGGTGGTGATTACTGGGATGCTGATACCAGTGGTTCATTCAACAGCGATGATGGTGTAGCACAAACGTATAACTACGAGTCTAAGTCTCAAGGTAGTTTATGGGTTGCCTTTGAGCATCCAATTCCTTTAGTGCCGAATGTCAAAATTCGTGAAAACCGCCTAGAAGGTAAAGGAAGCCAAATCGATTCAAACTTCATGTTTAATGGTCACCAGTTTGATTCTGATACGACAGTTTTCAATGACTTAAGTAACACTGATTTTGTGCTTTATTACGAAATCTTAGATAACGATTTAGTTGCTTTAGACTTAGGTGCTGCTTACAAACAAATGCACGGCTCTTTACGTGTTCAAGATCCTGGTCATCCAGAAGAAGTTGATGTCGATAGCGGCATCGTTATGGTTTATGCCAGCGCTGAAGTCGGTGTACCAGGACTCGGTTTATATGCATTTGCTGACGTGATGTTAGGTGTTGATGAAACGAGTGTATACGACTACAACGCAGGTCTTGGTTGGAAGTTTGATGGTGTTGCACTTGATACAGCTGTTCGTGTGGGTTACCGCGAATTTAACTTTGACGTTGATGACTTCTCTAGCACAACTCAAAACATGTCATTTAAAGGTGCTTTTGCCGGTGTTGAATTGGCATTCTAA
- a CDS encoding DUF2333 family protein has product MQVTRNKVIGVVGFIFLIGYVISVWWSIEPDILEPEVLQNERGEDVVGYATTSSLISTMETLLDKPGGWLSNDIMPPSVMMDNMPAFEFGALEQSRDLALIMRKEFSRSQSQSTADADLLAAHSKLNIEHTSWLVPSAESEYREAIKLLKLYRAKISDTENSNAQFYARADNLNEWLKEVQKRLGSMSQRLSASVGQDRLNTDLAGDTAARQSTSSMASLEIKTSWWKIDDVLYESRGSAWALLNFMKAIEVDFADVLEKKNAEVSLRQIIRELEATQQTVWSPMVLNGDGFGLVANHSLVMANYISRANAAVIDLTNLLSQG; this is encoded by the coding sequence ATGCAAGTAACAAGGAATAAAGTCATTGGCGTAGTCGGGTTTATCTTTTTAATCGGATACGTTATCTCGGTTTGGTGGAGTATCGAGCCTGATATTCTTGAGCCAGAAGTACTGCAAAATGAGCGCGGTGAAGATGTTGTTGGTTATGCGACCACATCGTCATTAATTTCAACCATGGAAACCTTATTGGACAAACCAGGTGGCTGGTTATCCAATGATATTATGCCACCTTCTGTGATGATGGATAATATGCCAGCATTCGAGTTTGGCGCATTAGAGCAATCTCGTGATTTGGCCTTAATTATGCGTAAGGAGTTCAGTCGTTCGCAATCACAATCAACGGCAGATGCAGACTTACTTGCCGCTCATTCAAAACTGAATATTGAGCATACTAGCTGGTTAGTGCCGAGTGCTGAAAGTGAATATCGTGAAGCCATAAAACTATTGAAACTTTATCGCGCTAAAATCAGTGATACTGAAAACAGTAATGCCCAGTTTTATGCCCGTGCAGATAATTTAAACGAGTGGCTTAAAGAAGTGCAAAAGCGTTTAGGCAGTATGTCACAACGTTTATCTGCCAGTGTTGGTCAAGATAGATTGAATACCGATTTAGCTGGTGATACCGCAGCAAGACAATCAACGTCATCAATGGCGAGCTTAGAAATAAAAACAAGCTGGTGGAAAATTGATGATGTGTTGTATGAAAGCCGTGGTTCTGCTTGGGCGTTATTAAACTTTATGAAAGCCATCGAAGTTGATTTTGCCGATGTGCTGGAAAAGAAAAATGCTGAGGTGAGCTTACGTCAGATAATTCGTGAACTCGAAGCAACTCAGCAAACCGTATGGAGCCCAATGGTTTTAAACGGTGATGGATTTGGATTGGTGGCTAACCACTCTCTAGTGATGGCCAACTATATATCGCGTGCAAATGCCGCGGTGATTGATTTAACTAACTTACTCTCTCAGGGATAA
- a CDS encoding copper chaperone PCu(A)C, producing MEFKTLKAIFKQLFSFLVLTTFSFSAFAGIMLSDGHVRAMPASVPNTAAYMTLMNHTDKAITLVAVNTPVAKEAQLHTLIEENGMVKMRQVEGFEIPSHGTLSLQASGDHIMLLSLTEPLKVGDTVPLELVFKNGELLQVELTVEKKASNESQESHHHHHH from the coding sequence ATGGAGTTTAAGACATTGAAAGCAATATTCAAACAACTGTTTAGTTTTTTAGTTTTAACCACGTTTTCTTTTTCGGCTTTTGCTGGAATAATGTTAAGTGATGGTCATGTAAGAGCCATGCCTGCAAGTGTGCCAAATACCGCAGCATACATGACATTAATGAACCATACTGACAAAGCAATCACATTAGTCGCTGTGAATACACCAGTGGCAAAAGAAGCTCAGCTTCATACGTTAATTGAAGAAAATGGCATGGTAAAAATGCGTCAGGTAGAAGGGTTCGAGATCCCGTCTCATGGCACCTTGTCATTACAGGCCTCTGGTGATCATATCATGCTGTTATCACTTACAGAGCCTTTGAAAGTAGGGGATACAGTCCCTTTAGAATTGGTTTTTAAAAATGGCGAACTACTACAAGTTGAACTGACGGTTGAGAAAAAGGCGAGTAATGAATCCCAAGAAAGCCATCATCACCATCATCATTAA
- a CDS encoding enoyl-CoA hydratase, whose protein sequence is MSQIQVKDDQGVRIISFNRPEKRNAFNLKMYQQLTEYLIQGESDNDIRAFMLRGEDKCFTSGNDIADFLASGELNDSHPTVQFLHCLLTLKKPIVAAVSGAAVGIGTTMLLHCDLVYADNSAKFQLPFVNLALVPEAASSLLLPLIVGQQKAAELLLLGESFTAETAYELNIINRVVEQSDLDNFVLSQAKKLAAKPPLAMQASKKLLRYNQAEVKQQMLTELELFSERLKSDEAKACFQAFLSR, encoded by the coding sequence ATGAGCCAGATTCAGGTTAAGGATGATCAAGGCGTACGTATTATCAGTTTTAATCGTCCAGAAAAACGTAATGCCTTTAATCTTAAAATGTACCAACAGCTTACAGAATACCTGATCCAAGGTGAGAGCGACAATGACATTCGTGCCTTTATGTTGCGTGGTGAAGACAAATGTTTCACATCAGGTAATGATATTGCCGATTTCCTTGCCAGCGGCGAGCTAAACGACAGTCATCCTACGGTACAATTCTTACATTGCTTGCTCACGCTCAAAAAACCAATTGTTGCTGCTGTATCTGGAGCAGCTGTTGGGATTGGCACAACCATGCTGCTACATTGTGATCTCGTTTACGCTGATAACAGTGCTAAATTTCAGTTACCGTTTGTGAATTTAGCGTTAGTCCCAGAAGCGGCCTCGAGTTTACTTTTACCTTTGATTGTTGGCCAGCAAAAAGCGGCAGAATTGCTCTTATTAGGCGAAAGTTTTACCGCAGAGACAGCATATGAGCTCAATATCATTAATCGTGTGGTTGAACAATCGGATTTAGATAACTTTGTGTTAAGCCAAGCTAAAAAATTAGCGGCTAAGCCACCATTGGCCATGCAAGCATCTAAAAAGTTACTACGATACAATCAAGCAGAAGTGAAACAGCAAATGCTTACTGAGCTTGAGTTATTTAGTGAAAGGTTAAAAAGTGATGAAGCGAAAGCCTGCTTCCAAGCATTTTTATCTCGCTAA
- a CDS encoding PspC domain-containing protein, whose product MNMSDVENYLKAKKRLVCGACLSVAKQFGWSVMWTRVLTFIVIFLSPTVGLIGYFIAAIIVSQQQSRY is encoded by the coding sequence ATGAACATGTCAGATGTAGAGAACTATTTGAAAGCTAAAAAACGATTAGTGTGCGGCGCATGCCTTTCGGTAGCAAAACAATTCGGTTGGTCTGTCATGTGGACGCGTGTATTAACGTTTATCGTTATCTTTTTAAGTCCAACTGTTGGTCTAATAGGTTACTTTATCGCTGCCATTATCGTAAGTCAGCAACAGTCTCGCTATTAA
- the dusA gene encoding tRNA dihydrouridine(20/20a) synthase DusA yields the protein MTNKKLNRALSIAPMLDWTDRHYRYFARLMSANTVLYTEMVTTGAIIHGQGDYLAYNEEEHPVALQLGGSNPKDLATCAKLAFERGYDEINLNVGCPSDRVQNGRFGACLMGEPQLVAECVDAMKQVADIPVTVKTRIGIDEQDSYQFLTDFVDSVKAVGCDTFIVHARKAWLQGLSPKENREIPELNYERVYQLKRDYADLNISINGGVKTLEDSLTHLEQLDGVMIGREAYQNPYLLAKVDQIIYGDDKPVITREQVIEQMMPYIEQHLAQGGRLNHITRHMIGLFQGLPGSRGWRRHLSENAHKAGAGVSVIWDAVARMELSRPPADVTFYPNNNL from the coding sequence GTGACAAACAAGAAGTTAAACAGAGCACTCTCTATTGCGCCCATGCTGGATTGGACTGATAGACATTATCGCTATTTTGCTCGGTTGATGTCAGCGAATACCGTGCTGTATACCGAGATGGTCACCACAGGTGCAATTATTCATGGTCAAGGCGATTACTTGGCGTATAACGAAGAAGAGCATCCTGTCGCGCTTCAATTGGGCGGTTCAAATCCAAAAGACTTAGCTACGTGCGCCAAGTTAGCGTTTGAGCGCGGCTATGATGAGATTAACCTCAATGTGGGTTGTCCTTCTGATCGAGTCCAGAATGGCCGTTTTGGTGCCTGCTTAATGGGCGAGCCACAACTTGTGGCTGAGTGTGTTGATGCGATGAAGCAAGTTGCTGATATCCCTGTAACGGTTAAAACTCGAATCGGTATCGATGAGCAAGACAGTTATCAATTTCTCACTGATTTTGTTGATTCGGTAAAAGCGGTTGGCTGCGATACCTTTATTGTGCATGCTCGAAAAGCGTGGTTACAAGGATTAAGCCCAAAAGAGAACCGGGAAATACCGGAACTTAATTATGAGCGTGTGTACCAGTTAAAGCGTGATTATGCCGATTTGAATATCAGTATTAACGGCGGTGTAAAAACCTTAGAAGACTCGTTAACGCACCTAGAGCAATTAGATGGTGTGATGATAGGCCGTGAGGCATATCAGAACCCTTATTTACTCGCTAAGGTTGACCAGATTATCTATGGTGATGATAAACCCGTCATTACCCGTGAGCAGGTTATTGAACAAATGATGCCTTATATTGAGCAACATTTAGCGCAGGGCGGACGGTTAAATCATATCACTCGTCATATGATTGGTTTATTTCAAGGTTTACCTGGCTCAAGAGGATGGCGCAGACATTTAAGTGAGAATGCTCATAAAGCTGGTGCTGGTGTCTCGGTTATTTGGGACGCAGTGGCAAGAATGGAGCTAAGCCGCCCACCTGCTGATGTGACCTTTTATCCTAACAACAACCTTTGA